A single genomic interval of Chitinophaga sp. 180180018-3 harbors:
- a CDS encoding Gfo/Idh/MocA family oxidoreductase: protein MENEKKFHGEGRREFVKQTTLLAGGLLAMPILSKANYFSGASDVIKIALIGCGGRGTGAATQALSTKQNVRLIAMADTFPDRLKDSYDNIKEALGSAADRVAVPEEHKFIGFDAYKQAIQLADVVILATPPGFRPIHFEEAIRQGKHVFMEKPVATDPAGIKRVLDAAAVAKSKKLNVVVGLQRRYQNSYRELYKRFQDGMIGDMLSAQVWWNQGALWVKPRKPEYTEMEYQMRNWYYFNWLCGDHIVEQHIHNIDVGNWFMGATPVTSYGIGGRAVRTGKEFGEIFDHHFVEYRYANGVVMNSQCRHWKDAPSKVDEEIVGTKGRIYCDKAQIVDHKGKVLYQFDKKKENNPYQTEHDELFAAIAKGEYKFADAERGAQATLSAIIGRLATYSGQVINWDVALNSGLDIHPKTYSFDAQPPVMPDASGNYAYAKPGITKYFS, encoded by the coding sequence ATGGAAAACGAAAAAAAATTCCACGGCGAAGGGCGCCGCGAGTTCGTAAAGCAGACTACCCTGCTTGCGGGCGGCTTGCTGGCGATGCCTATACTTTCTAAAGCAAATTATTTCTCGGGAGCTTCCGATGTAATAAAAATTGCACTGATCGGCTGCGGTGGCCGTGGTACCGGTGCAGCAACCCAGGCGCTGAGCACAAAGCAAAACGTGCGCCTCATAGCGATGGCCGATACGTTCCCCGACAGACTGAAAGACAGCTACGACAATATTAAAGAGGCACTGGGCAGCGCTGCCGACAGAGTGGCTGTTCCGGAAGAACACAAATTCATTGGATTCGATGCTTACAAGCAGGCTATACAACTGGCTGATGTAGTGATCCTCGCTACACCTCCGGGATTCCGTCCTATTCATTTCGAAGAAGCGATCAGACAGGGCAAACATGTTTTCATGGAAAAACCCGTTGCCACTGATCCCGCTGGGATTAAAAGAGTGCTGGATGCCGCCGCCGTTGCGAAAAGCAAGAAACTGAATGTGGTGGTAGGCTTACAGCGCCGTTACCAGAACTCTTACCGTGAGCTCTACAAACGCTTCCAGGATGGTATGATCGGTGATATGCTGTCGGCACAGGTTTGGTGGAACCAGGGTGCATTATGGGTGAAGCCGCGCAAACCTGAGTATACCGAAATGGAATACCAGATGCGTAACTGGTATTATTTCAACTGGCTTTGCGGCGATCATATCGTAGAACAGCATATCCACAATATTGATGTCGGTAACTGGTTCATGGGAGCAACCCCTGTAACCTCCTATGGCATTGGTGGCCGTGCAGTACGTACCGGTAAAGAATTCGGTGAAATATTCGATCACCACTTCGTAGAGTACAGATATGCTAACGGTGTGGTAATGAACAGTCAGTGCCGTCACTGGAAAGATGCGCCCAGCAAAGTAGATGAGGAGATTGTGGGTACTAAGGGCCGTATTTACTGTGATAAAGCACAGATCGTGGATCACAAAGGCAAGGTACTTTACCAGTTCGATAAGAAGAAAGAGAACAATCCTTACCAGACAGAGCACGACGAATTGTTTGCAGCTATTGCCAAAGGAGAGTACAAATTTGCAGATGCAGAAAGAGGAGCACAAGCCACGCTTTCCGCTATCATCGGCCGACTGGCCACCTACTCCGGTCAGGTGATCAACTGGGATGTAGCGCTGAATTCCGGTCTCGATATCCATCCTAAAACATATTCATTTGATGCACAACCACCGGTTATGCCGGATGCATCTGGCAACTATGCTTATGCCAAACCAGGTATCACTAAATACTTTAGCTGA